A section of the Ammospiza nelsoni isolate bAmmNel1 chromosome W, bAmmNel1.pri, whole genome shotgun sequence genome encodes:
- the LOC132086152 gene encoding olfactory receptor 14C36-like: protein MSNSSSISHFLLLALADTWQLQLLHFSLLLGLSLAALLGNGLNISTVACGHHLHTPMFFFLLNLALSDLGSICTTVPKAMHNSLWDTRNISYSGCAAQVFFFVFFISAELSLLTIMCYDRYVSFCIPLHYGTLLGSRACDHMAAAAWASGLLNALMHTANTFSLPLCQGNALGQFFCEIPQIIKLSCSKSYLRELGLIAFSVCLVFGCFVFIVFSYVQIFRAVLRIPSKQGRYKAFSTCLPHLAVVSLFVSTSAFAYLKPPSISSPSLNLALSVLYSVMPPALNPLIYSLRNQELKAAVWTLMTGWFQKHLTPGDSWDVTVEPP from the coding sequence atgtccaacagcagctccatcagtcacttcctcctgctggcattggcagacacatggcagctgcagctcctgcacttcagCCTCTTGCTGGgcctctccctggctgccctcctgggcaacggcctcaaCATCAGCACtgtagcctgcggccaccacctgcacacgcccatgttcttcttcctgctcaacctggccctcagcgacctgggctccatctgcaccactgtccccaaagccatgcacaattccctctgggacaccaggaacatctcctactcaggatgtgctgcacaggtctttttctttgtgttcttcatctcagcagagctttcccttctgaccatcatgtgctatgACCGCTACGTGTCCTTCTGTAtacccctgcactacgggaccctcctgggcagcagagcttgtgaccacatggcagcagctgcctgggccagtggcTTACTCAATGCCCTCATGCACAcggccaatacattttccctgcccctctgccagggcaatgccctgggccagttcttctgtgaaatcccacagatcatcaagctctcctgctccaaatccTACCTCAGGGAACTTGGGCTCATTGCATTTAGTGTCTGTTTGgtatttggttgttttgtgttcattgttttctcctatgtgcagatcttcagggctgtgctgaggatcccctcgAAGCAGGGACGGTACAAAGctttttccacctgcctccctcacttGGCTGTTGTTTCCCTCTTTGTCAGCACTTCAGCATTTGCTTAcctgaagcccccctccatctcctccccatcccttaatctggccctgtcagttctgtactcagtGATGCCTCCAGCCCTaaaccccctcatctacagcctgaggaaccaggagctcaaggctgcagtgtggacaCTGATGACTGGATGGTTTCAGAAACATTTAACT